The Acidobacteriota bacterium sequence CTCTCGCCTCCGCGTCGTAGGAGTAGTTCCGGGCGGCCTCGCGTCGGCGGCGGGCTTCCGACTCCTGGTCGCGGTCGCGGAAGACGGGGTCCACCAGCCAGATGAAGCGGACGGCCTCCTCGTCGATGCGCCCCCAGAGTTCCTCGAAGAGGGAGAAACTCTCCTTCTTGTACTCCACGAGGGGGTCCTTCTGGCCGTAACCGCGAAGGCCGATGCCCTCTTTGAGGTGGTCCAGCGCCAGCAGGTGGTCCTTCCACTGGCCGTCCACCACGTGGAGGATGCAGAAACGCTCGAAGCGGCGCATGTCCTCCACGCCGATGGCGGCCTCCTTCTTCTCGTAGTAGGCCTTCAGGGCGTCCCAGGTCTTCTCCAGGAGGTCGTCGCGGGAGAGTTCGGCGCAGTTGACGCCCAGGGTTTTCAGCTCGAAGCCGAACACCCGGCGGATGTTCCCCTCGAGGCCCGGGAGGTCCCACTCCTCGGGGGGGGTCTTTCCCGGCGCGTGGAGGTCCAGGAAGTCCTCCACGGTTCCACGGGCGGCGTCCAGGATGAACTCCCGCTGGTCCTCGCCCTGGAGCAGGTTGTTGCGCATGCCGTAGATGGCCTCGCGCTGCTTGTTCATCACCTCGTCGTACTCGAGGAGGTGTTTGCGGATTTGGAAGTTGTGGGCCTCCACGTACCGCTGGGCCCGCTCGATCTGCCGGCTGATGAGCCGGCTCTCGATGGGGGTGTCCTCCTCCATCCCGAGGGACTGCATGATGTTCGACAGGCGCTCGCCGCCGTAGATGCGCATCAGGTCGTCCTCGAGGCTGAGGTAGAAGCGGGAGGACCCGGGGTCGCCCTGGCGGCCGGAGCGGCCGCGGAGCTGGTTGTCGATGCGGCGGGCCTCGTGGCGTTCGGTGCCGATGATGTGCAAGCCCCCGAGGGCGACCACTTCCTCGTGCTCCTCCTTGACCTTGGCCTCCATCTGCTCCACCAGGGCCACGTACGCTTCCTTGGGGGCCTCCGTCCAGTCGATCCGCTGGCGGCGGAGCTCGTCCCGGGCCATGAACTCGGGGTTGCCGCCCAGCAGGATGTCGGTCCCGCGGCCGGCCATGTTGGTGGCGATGGTGATGGCCCCCTTGCGGCCGGCCTGGGCCACGAACTCCGCTTCCTTCTCGTGGTACTTGGCGTTGAGGACGTTGTGGGGGACCCCCTTGCGCTTGAGCAGGGCGCTGATGTGCTCCGACTTCTCGATGGACACCGTCCCCACCAGGACGGGCCGCCCGGTCTCGTACAGGTCGGCGATGTCCTGGACGATGGCCTTGAACTTCTCCGGCTGGGTCCGGTAGATGACGTCCGGGTTGTCGAGGCGGATCATGTCCTTGTTGGTGGGGACCTCCACCACTTCCAGCTTGTAGATCTTGTAGAACTCCTCGGCCTCGGTGGTGGCCGTGCCGGTCATGCCCGCCAGCTTCTTGTACATCCGGAAGTAGTTCTGGAAGGTGATGGTGGCGAGGGTCTGGTTCTCGCGCTCGATGCGGACCCCCTCCTTGGCCTCCACGGCCTGGTGCAGCCCGTCGCTCCACCGCCGGCCGGGCATCAGGCGGCCGGTGAACTCGTCCACGATGACCACCTGGCCGTCCTTGACCATGTACTCCACGTCGCGGCGGTAGAGGTTGTGGGCCCGCAGCCCCTGGTTGACGTGGTGGAGAAGTTCCACGTTGACGGGCTCGTAGAGGTTCTCCACGCCCAGGAGCTTCTCGCAGTGGGCGATGCCGGCCTCGGTGAGGACCACGGTGTGGGCCTTCTCGTCCACAAGGTAGTCCACGTCGCGCTTGAGGCGGGGGATGATCCGGTCCACCTTGTAGTAGACGTCGGTGGACTCCTCGGAGGGGCCCGAGATGATGAGGGGGGTCCGGGCCTCGTCGATGAGGATGGAGTCCACCTCGTCCACGATGGCGTAGTGGTGGCCCCGCTGCACGCAGTCCTCCAGCGCGAACTTCATGTTGTCGCGCAGGTAGTCGAACCCGAACTCGTTGTTGGTGCCGTAGGTGATGTCGGCGCGGTAGGCCGCCTGGCGCTCGGCGTCGTCCATGTCGTGCTGGATGACGCCCACCGTCATGCCCAGGAACCGGTAGACCCGCCCCATCCACTCGGCGTCGCGGCGGGCCAGGTAGTCGTTGACGGTCACCACGTGGACGCCTTTCCCCAGCAGGGCGTTCAGGTAAACCGGGAGCGTGGCCACGAGCGTCTTCCCCTCGCCGGTTTTCATCTCGGCGATCTTCCCGTGGTGCAGGACCACCCCGCCCATGATCTGGACGTCGAAGTGGCGCATCTTGAGGGTCCGGCGCCCCGCCTCGCGGACGGCGGCGAAGGCCTCGGGGATCAGGTCCTCGAGGACCTCCTTCCGGTCCTCGTCCGTCTCGACCGCGTCGAGGCGCGAGCGCAGGACGGCGGTCATCCCGGCCAGCTCCTCGTCGGACATGGCGCGGAAGCGGGACTCCTGGGCGTTCACCGCCTCGACGACGGGCCGGAGTTTCTTGAGTTCGCGGTCGTTCTTGGTGCCGAATATCTTAGCGAGGATGTTCATGGTCTGTCACCTGGTGGAGGGATCGAAGCCCCGGGAAACGGTCTTCAGCCGAGGAATTCCCGGATGACGGAAGCTTCGGGGTTGAGGAGGGTCTCGTCGCGCTCGGACCCGGTGGAGATCATGCCGATCTCGACACCGAGGGAACGCGCGACGAAACGGACGTAGTCCCGGGCCTCGGGGGGCAGGGCTTCGAAGTCCCGGGCGCCCGCGGTGGAGACCTTCCAGCCGGGGAAGGTCTCGTACACCGGTTC is a genomic window containing:
- the secA gene encoding preprotein translocase subunit SecA, translated to MNILAKIFGTKNDRELKKLRPVVEAVNAQESRFRAMSDEELAGMTAVLRSRLDAVETDEDRKEVLEDLIPEAFAAVREAGRRTLKMRHFDVQIMGGVVLHHGKIAEMKTGEGKTLVATLPVYLNALLGKGVHVVTVNDYLARRDAEWMGRVYRFLGMTVGVIQHDMDDAERQAAYRADITYGTNNEFGFDYLRDNMKFALEDCVQRGHHYAIVDEVDSILIDEARTPLIISGPSEESTDVYYKVDRIIPRLKRDVDYLVDEKAHTVVLTEAGIAHCEKLLGVENLYEPVNVELLHHVNQGLRAHNLYRRDVEYMVKDGQVVIVDEFTGRLMPGRRWSDGLHQAVEAKEGVRIERENQTLATITFQNYFRMYKKLAGMTGTATTEAEEFYKIYKLEVVEVPTNKDMIRLDNPDVIYRTQPEKFKAIVQDIADLYETGRPVLVGTVSIEKSEHISALLKRKGVPHNVLNAKYHEKEAEFVAQAGRKGAITIATNMAGRGTDILLGGNPEFMARDELRRQRIDWTEAPKEAYVALVEQMEAKVKEEHEEVVALGGLHIIGTERHEARRIDNQLRGRSGRQGDPGSSRFYLSLEDDLMRIYGGERLSNIMQSLGMEEDTPIESRLISRQIERAQRYVEAHNFQIRKHLLEYDEVMNKQREAIYGMRNNLLQGEDQREFILDAARGTVEDFLDLHAPGKTPPEEWDLPGLEGNIRRVFGFELKTLGVNCAELSRDDLLEKTWDALKAYYEKKEAAIGVEDMRRFERFCILHVVDGQWKDHLLALDHLKEGIGLRGYGQKDPLVEYKKESFSLFEELWGRIDEEAVRFIWLVDPVFRDRDQESEARRRREAARNYSYDAEARDAGAASRGGSGKAKPIVKQEKPGRNAPCSCGSGKKYKHCCGA